A stretch of the Malus sylvestris chromosome 10, drMalSylv7.2, whole genome shotgun sequence genome encodes the following:
- the LOC126584943 gene encoding protein BASIC PENTACYSTEINE4-like isoform X1: protein MDIVPSSVSCLHCEWLTFSALAANISKMDDGRQHENGRHKMDYYRGGVASPWNMMAQQQAKEPNALVMNKKIMSIIADRDAAIRERNAALAEKNEALAARDEALRQRDEALTQRDSALMERDNAYAALHSRDNAVNFPLGGGAQRGAKRVPRPSNHSVTLADVHYSTKDVHITEAYPISVISPEAVKSRQTKRAKENKASRAKQSRKKVGEDLNRQASSDGIKYKSEWDTHDLGLNLVSFDESTMPVPVCSCTGIPRQCYKWGNGGWQSSCCTTHMSMYPLPQMPNKRHARMGGRKMSGSVFTRLLSRLAADGHDLSIPLDLKEYWARHGTNRYITIK from the exons ATGGACATTGTACCCTCTTCGGTATCTTGTCTTCATTGTGAA TGGTTAACATTTTCAGCACTTGCTGCTAATATTTCGAAAATGGATGATGGTCGGCAACATGAAAATGGGAGACACAAGATGGACTATTACAGAGGGGGGGTGGCATCGCCG TGGAATATGATGGCCCAACAGCAAGCGAAGGAACCAAATGCCTTAGTCATGAACAAGAAGATCATGTCCATTATTGCTGACAGGGATGCTGCTATTCGAGAACGAAATGCAGCACTTGCTGAAAAGAATGAAGCCTTGGCTGCAAGAGATGAGGCACTCCGACAGCGAGATGAGGCACTTACTCAGCGTGATAGTGCCCTGATGGAACGGGACAACGCCTATGCAGCCCTTCATTCGCGGGATAATGCTGTCAACTTCCCGTTGGGTGGTGGAGCTCAACGTGGAGCTAAACGCGTGCCGCGCCCCTCAAACCATTCAGTTACCCTGGCTGATGTTCATTACAGCACAAAAGATGTGCATATAACTGAGGCCTACCCTATTTCAGTTATATCTCCTGAAGCTGTCAAGTCACGTCAGACAAAGCGAGCAAAGGAGAACAAGGCATCCAGGGCAAAGCAGTCACGGAAAAAGGTAGGCGAAGATTTGAATAGGCAGGCTTCCTCGGATGGGATTAAGTATAAATCAGAGTGGGATACTCATGATTTGGGTTTGAATCTTGTCTCGTTCGACGAGTCTACAATGCCAGTGCCAGTTTGTTCATGCACTGGAATTCCGCGGCAGTGCTACAAATGGGGGAATGGCGGGTGGCAGTCATCTTGTTGCACCACCCATATGTCTATGTATCCGCTACCTCAGATGCCAAATAAGCGCCATGCACGGATGGGTGGGCGGAAGATGAGCGGAAGTGTTTTTACTAGATTGCTTAGTCGGCTGGCAGCAGATGGTCATGATTTGTCAATACCGCTGGATTTGAAAGAATACTGGGCCAGACATGGGACAAATCGCTACATAACGATCAAGTAG
- the LOC126584943 gene encoding protein BASIC PENTACYSTEINE4-like isoform X4, with amino-acid sequence MMAQQQAKEPNALVMNKKIMSIIADRDAAIRERNAALAEKNEALAARDEALRQRDEALTQRDSALMERDNAYAALHSRDNAVNFPLGGGAQRGAKRVPRPSNHSVTLADVHYSTKDVHITEAYPISVISPEAVKSRQTKRAKENKASRAKQSRKKVGEDLNRQASSDGIKYKSEWDTHDLGLNLVSFDESTMPVPVCSCTGIPRQCYKWGNGGWQSSCCTTHMSMYPLPQMPNKRHARMGGRKMSGSVFTRLLSRLAADGHDLSIPLDLKEYWARHGTNRYITIK; translated from the coding sequence ATGATGGCCCAACAGCAAGCGAAGGAACCAAATGCCTTAGTCATGAACAAGAAGATCATGTCCATTATTGCTGACAGGGATGCTGCTATTCGAGAACGAAATGCAGCACTTGCTGAAAAGAATGAAGCCTTGGCTGCAAGAGATGAGGCACTCCGACAGCGAGATGAGGCACTTACTCAGCGTGATAGTGCCCTGATGGAACGGGACAACGCCTATGCAGCCCTTCATTCGCGGGATAATGCTGTCAACTTCCCGTTGGGTGGTGGAGCTCAACGTGGAGCTAAACGCGTGCCGCGCCCCTCAAACCATTCAGTTACCCTGGCTGATGTTCATTACAGCACAAAAGATGTGCATATAACTGAGGCCTACCCTATTTCAGTTATATCTCCTGAAGCTGTCAAGTCACGTCAGACAAAGCGAGCAAAGGAGAACAAGGCATCCAGGGCAAAGCAGTCACGGAAAAAGGTAGGCGAAGATTTGAATAGGCAGGCTTCCTCGGATGGGATTAAGTATAAATCAGAGTGGGATACTCATGATTTGGGTTTGAATCTTGTCTCGTTCGACGAGTCTACAATGCCAGTGCCAGTTTGTTCATGCACTGGAATTCCGCGGCAGTGCTACAAATGGGGGAATGGCGGGTGGCAGTCATCTTGTTGCACCACCCATATGTCTATGTATCCGCTACCTCAGATGCCAAATAAGCGCCATGCACGGATGGGTGGGCGGAAGATGAGCGGAAGTGTTTTTACTAGATTGCTTAGTCGGCTGGCAGCAGATGGTCATGATTTGTCAATACCGCTGGATTTGAAAGAATACTGGGCCAGACATGGGACAAATCGCTACATAACGATCAAGTAG
- the LOC126584943 gene encoding protein BASIC PENTACYSTEINE4-like isoform X2, with translation MLFGQQIAGEEERWLTFSALAANISKMDDGRQHENGRHKMDYYRGGVASPWNMMAQQQAKEPNALVMNKKIMSIIADRDAAIRERNAALAEKNEALAARDEALRQRDEALTQRDSALMERDNAYAALHSRDNAVNFPLGGGAQRGAKRVPRPSNHSVTLADVHYSTKDVHITEAYPISVISPEAVKSRQTKRAKENKASRAKQSRKKVGEDLNRQASSDGIKYKSEWDTHDLGLNLVSFDESTMPVPVCSCTGIPRQCYKWGNGGWQSSCCTTHMSMYPLPQMPNKRHARMGGRKMSGSVFTRLLSRLAADGHDLSIPLDLKEYWARHGTNRYITIK, from the exons ATGCTATTCGGTCAGCAGATAGCAGGAGAGGAGGAAAGG TGGTTAACATTTTCAGCACTTGCTGCTAATATTTCGAAAATGGATGATGGTCGGCAACATGAAAATGGGAGACACAAGATGGACTATTACAGAGGGGGGGTGGCATCGCCG TGGAATATGATGGCCCAACAGCAAGCGAAGGAACCAAATGCCTTAGTCATGAACAAGAAGATCATGTCCATTATTGCTGACAGGGATGCTGCTATTCGAGAACGAAATGCAGCACTTGCTGAAAAGAATGAAGCCTTGGCTGCAAGAGATGAGGCACTCCGACAGCGAGATGAGGCACTTACTCAGCGTGATAGTGCCCTGATGGAACGGGACAACGCCTATGCAGCCCTTCATTCGCGGGATAATGCTGTCAACTTCCCGTTGGGTGGTGGAGCTCAACGTGGAGCTAAACGCGTGCCGCGCCCCTCAAACCATTCAGTTACCCTGGCTGATGTTCATTACAGCACAAAAGATGTGCATATAACTGAGGCCTACCCTATTTCAGTTATATCTCCTGAAGCTGTCAAGTCACGTCAGACAAAGCGAGCAAAGGAGAACAAGGCATCCAGGGCAAAGCAGTCACGGAAAAAGGTAGGCGAAGATTTGAATAGGCAGGCTTCCTCGGATGGGATTAAGTATAAATCAGAGTGGGATACTCATGATTTGGGTTTGAATCTTGTCTCGTTCGACGAGTCTACAATGCCAGTGCCAGTTTGTTCATGCACTGGAATTCCGCGGCAGTGCTACAAATGGGGGAATGGCGGGTGGCAGTCATCTTGTTGCACCACCCATATGTCTATGTATCCGCTACCTCAGATGCCAAATAAGCGCCATGCACGGATGGGTGGGCGGAAGATGAGCGGAAGTGTTTTTACTAGATTGCTTAGTCGGCTGGCAGCAGATGGTCATGATTTGTCAATACCGCTGGATTTGAAAGAATACTGGGCCAGACATGGGACAAATCGCTACATAACGATCAAGTAG
- the LOC126584943 gene encoding protein BASIC PENTACYSTEINE4-like isoform X3 yields MDDGRQHENGRHKMDYYRGGVASPWNMMAQQQAKEPNALVMNKKIMSIIADRDAAIRERNAALAEKNEALAARDEALRQRDEALTQRDSALMERDNAYAALHSRDNAVNFPLGGGAQRGAKRVPRPSNHSVTLADVHYSTKDVHITEAYPISVISPEAVKSRQTKRAKENKASRAKQSRKKVGEDLNRQASSDGIKYKSEWDTHDLGLNLVSFDESTMPVPVCSCTGIPRQCYKWGNGGWQSSCCTTHMSMYPLPQMPNKRHARMGGRKMSGSVFTRLLSRLAADGHDLSIPLDLKEYWARHGTNRYITIK; encoded by the exons ATGGATGATGGTCGGCAACATGAAAATGGGAGACACAAGATGGACTATTACAGAGGGGGGGTGGCATCGCCG TGGAATATGATGGCCCAACAGCAAGCGAAGGAACCAAATGCCTTAGTCATGAACAAGAAGATCATGTCCATTATTGCTGACAGGGATGCTGCTATTCGAGAACGAAATGCAGCACTTGCTGAAAAGAATGAAGCCTTGGCTGCAAGAGATGAGGCACTCCGACAGCGAGATGAGGCACTTACTCAGCGTGATAGTGCCCTGATGGAACGGGACAACGCCTATGCAGCCCTTCATTCGCGGGATAATGCTGTCAACTTCCCGTTGGGTGGTGGAGCTCAACGTGGAGCTAAACGCGTGCCGCGCCCCTCAAACCATTCAGTTACCCTGGCTGATGTTCATTACAGCACAAAAGATGTGCATATAACTGAGGCCTACCCTATTTCAGTTATATCTCCTGAAGCTGTCAAGTCACGTCAGACAAAGCGAGCAAAGGAGAACAAGGCATCCAGGGCAAAGCAGTCACGGAAAAAGGTAGGCGAAGATTTGAATAGGCAGGCTTCCTCGGATGGGATTAAGTATAAATCAGAGTGGGATACTCATGATTTGGGTTTGAATCTTGTCTCGTTCGACGAGTCTACAATGCCAGTGCCAGTTTGTTCATGCACTGGAATTCCGCGGCAGTGCTACAAATGGGGGAATGGCGGGTGGCAGTCATCTTGTTGCACCACCCATATGTCTATGTATCCGCTACCTCAGATGCCAAATAAGCGCCATGCACGGATGGGTGGGCGGAAGATGAGCGGAAGTGTTTTTACTAGATTGCTTAGTCGGCTGGCAGCAGATGGTCATGATTTGTCAATACCGCTGGATTTGAAAGAATACTGGGCCAGACATGGGACAAATCGCTACATAACGATCAAGTAG